Proteins encoded together in one Fibrobacter sp. UWB10 window:
- a CDS encoding thioredoxin family protein — MKPNHFLTFACAVIFMAGTVTHTNAKVIQTYNEDIKIVKVNDSNFENEILHSKKPVILEISSTSCPPCLIMIPTLISIAKNYSDIKIASVGIDEPGIEKIRASLPIQAFPTFFLIKDGKIVNKLVGAVKEEELLAALQYTPKRNAAKPAKKAKNSPKNLVCKTNGQFNGLKNLVTISFVFGATEIENVDIVTDVFVPPELSDKREQMIEHVRASGKGEVTPTMTGFRMHIDNNCRFMKAMDMKRTSTYGEMRAGLELQGFSCQ; from the coding sequence ATGAAACCAAATCATTTTTTAACTTTCGCCTGCGCTGTCATCTTTATGGCAGGCACTGTGACTCATACAAATGCAAAAGTCATACAAACTTACAACGAAGACATTAAAATCGTCAAAGTAAACGACAGCAATTTTGAGAATGAAATTCTGCATTCCAAAAAGCCGGTCATCCTGGAAATTTCTTCGACCAGCTGCCCGCCATGCCTTATCATGATTCCGACGCTCATCAGCATCGCGAAAAACTACAGCGACATTAAAATTGCCTCGGTCGGTATCGACGAACCGGGCATAGAAAAAATCAGGGCGTCGCTCCCGATCCAGGCATTCCCCACATTCTTCCTCATCAAAGACGGCAAGATTGTGAATAAATTAGTCGGCGCTGTCAAAGAAGAAGAATTGCTCGCGGCCTTGCAGTACACGCCCAAAAGGAACGCTGCCAAGCCCGCCAAAAAAGCAAAGAATTCTCCGAAGAATCTTGTATGCAAAACGAACGGCCAGTTCAACGGCCTCAAGAATCTGGTGACCATCTCGTTCGTATTCGGCGCCACCGAAATCGAAAATGTCGACATCGTGACCGACGTATTCGTGCCGCCTGAACTTAGCGACAAGCGCGAACAGATGATTGAACATGTGCGCGCAAGCGGCAAGGGCGAAGTCACGCCCACCATGACCGGGTTCCGCATGCATATCGACAACAACTGCCGATTCATGAAAGCTATGGACATGAAACGCACCTCGACCTACGGCGAGATGCGTGCAGGCCTTGAACTGCAAGGCTTCAGCTGTCAGTAA
- a CDS encoding transporter, with amino-acid sequence MDGLRAAWGVSYPFELSPAQVWDRSGDKSILEVFDIETGKSEVLDEFDRVIEAPNWSADGKFLTFNSEGRIYKYEIASGDVAEVPSYFVDNCNNDHVLAPDGTGLYVSHHTKEDGLSRIYKIFYDGRMPELVTPLAPSYLHGITPDGKMLAYCAERNGEYDIYTIPTAGGNEMQLTTAFGLNDGPEYDCDGEYIWFNSVRTGRMQAWRMKADGSEQTLMTFDAHWNTWFPHISPDRTKVVMLAYHERDVRPGEHVPNKNVEIRLMTGSDKTGWSKPRTILKLFGGQGTINVNSWAPDSKRFAYVRYVKQ; translated from the coding sequence ATGGATGGACTTCGTGCAGCATGGGGTGTGTCTTACCCGTTCGAGCTCTCCCCCGCTCAGGTTTGGGATCGTAGCGGCGACAAGTCGATTCTTGAAGTTTTCGATATTGAAACGGGCAAGTCCGAAGTGCTCGATGAATTTGACCGCGTGATTGAAGCGCCCAACTGGAGTGCCGACGGAAAGTTCCTCACCTTCAATAGCGAAGGTCGCATTTACAAATATGAAATCGCCTCGGGCGACGTGGCTGAGGTGCCGAGTTACTTTGTGGACAACTGCAATAACGACCATGTGCTTGCGCCCGATGGCACGGGACTTTACGTGAGTCACCATACTAAAGAAGACGGGCTTTCGCGCATTTACAAGATTTTCTATGACGGCCGCATGCCGGAACTGGTGACGCCGCTTGCTCCGAGTTACTTGCACGGCATTACGCCGGATGGCAAGATGCTCGCCTACTGTGCCGAACGCAATGGCGAATACGATATTTATACGATTCCGACTGCGGGCGGTAACGAAATGCAACTTACGACAGCATTCGGCTTGAACGATGGCCCGGAATACGACTGCGATGGCGAATACATTTGGTTCAATTCAGTGCGCACTGGCCGTATGCAGGCGTGGCGCATGAAGGCCGATGGTTCCGAGCAGACGCTGATGACTTTCGATGCGCATTGGAATACTTGGTTCCCGCATATTTCGCCCGACCGCACGAAGGTCGTGATGCTCGCTTACCATGAGCGCGACGTGCGCCCCGGCGAACATGTTCCTAACAAGAATGTGGAAATTCGCTTGATGACGGGTAGCGATAAAACCGGCTGGAGTAAGCCGCGTACGATTCTAAAGTTGTTCGGCGGCCAAGGCACGATTAACGTGAATTCCTGGGCCCCCGATAGCAAGCGCTTTGCGTATGTGCGCTACGTGAAACAGTAA
- a CDS encoding FISUMP domain-containing protein, which translates to MKLNPRYIKLSAAVVASLISACTIEVETPTDDNGVPSYTNKLSELYEIECNADRAGSKVFVNYEQMTFECDGTQWNGAYPGQDSTKRIIAPVVDRNFAFGSVVDTRDGKTYKTIKIGKQNWFAQNLNYNGIDSWCFDEITNCAEDGRYYSWYGAMDIDEDIWLISLDVIEDEHQGACPDGWHVPTLSEWEDLFTYVAGSSNYMLYEDSIAYKLRSNFGWEYNMNGWDVYGLALTPNGYYDRVIDFKVTSKTTAIYQWSATPENGYRTHSKYFDMSDDMIFIGTGYDNRNGMSVRCVENSESLNPNETNPIDDDPIVAPIDDPIDTPVETPVDPVEVITTPVDTTSQTTEPAGPTGDVVSCNMEISIMGMTTSSCDEYAAGSATAEAAAAQCVSVEGYYTATLGNGCPTNYTKKCVVSDEATVYFYEEENANQDCSDLIQTK; encoded by the coding sequence ATGAAATTGAATCCCCGATATATTAAGTTGTCCGCTGCCGTAGTGGCAAGCCTTATTTCCGCCTGTACTATCGAAGTGGAAACTCCCACCGACGATAACGGCGTTCCGTCTTACACGAATAAACTGTCGGAACTGTACGAAATTGAATGTAATGCAGATCGTGCCGGTTCCAAGGTTTTCGTCAACTATGAACAGATGACGTTCGAATGCGATGGTACCCAGTGGAATGGCGCCTATCCCGGCCAGGATTCCACAAAGCGAATTATCGCTCCCGTGGTCGACCGCAACTTTGCTTTCGGTTCCGTTGTCGATACCCGCGACGGCAAGACTTACAAAACCATCAAGATTGGTAAACAAAACTGGTTCGCCCAGAACTTGAACTATAATGGCATCGATAGCTGGTGCTTCGACGAAATCACGAACTGCGCCGAAGATGGCCGTTACTATTCTTGGTACGGTGCCATGGATATTGACGAAGACATTTGGCTGATTTCTCTCGATGTCATTGAAGATGAACATCAGGGTGCATGCCCCGATGGCTGGCACGTTCCGACCCTTTCTGAATGGGAAGATCTTTTCACTTATGTTGCCGGCTCTTCGAATTACATGCTCTACGAAGACAGCATCGCCTACAAGCTCCGTTCCAACTTCGGTTGGGAATACAACATGAACGGTTGGGACGTCTACGGTCTCGCTCTCACTCCGAACGGTTACTATGATCGCGTAATCGACTTCAAAGTCACCTCGAAGACAACTGCTATTTACCAGTGGAGTGCAACACCGGAAAACGGCTACCGCACCCACTCCAAATATTTCGATATGAGTGACGACATGATTTTCATTGGTACAGGCTACGACAACAGAAATGGTATGTCTGTCCGTTGCGTCGAAAACTCTGAAAGCCTGAATCCGAACGAAACCAATCCTATCGACGACGATCCGATTGTCGCCCCGATTGACGATCCTATCGATACTCCGGTTGAAACCCCGGTTGATCCCGTCGAAGTGATTACCACTCCGGTTGACACTACCAGCCAGACTACCGAACCGGCCGGCCCGACTGGCGACGTCGTTTCCTGCAATATGGAAATTTCCATCATGGGTATGACGACCAGCTCCTGCGACGAATACGCTGCTGGTTCTGCAACTGCCGAAGCCGCTGCCGCCCAGTGCGTTTCGGTTGAAGGTTATTACACTGCAACGCTCGGCAATGGCTGCCCGACCAACTACACCAAGAAGTGCGTCGTCAGCGACGAAGCTACCGTCTACTTCTACGAAGAAGAAAACGCAAACCAGGATTGCAGCGACCTCATCCAGACCAAATAA
- a CDS encoding pyridoxamine 5'-phosphate oxidase family protein: MEEVKNFIKECGAYFLATVDGDQPRVRPFGTIEIFEGKLYIQTSKVKDCSKQIQKNGKVEICAMNAEGNKWLRLAGTLVRDDRREPKVHMLDCYPELKSMYSVEDPNTEVLYFKDATATFYAFGAAPRTVKF, from the coding sequence ATGGAAGAAGTCAAGAACTTCATCAAGGAATGTGGCGCCTACTTTTTGGCAACGGTCGACGGTGACCAGCCGCGCGTTCGCCCTTTCGGCACTATCGAAATTTTCGAGGGCAAGCTCTATATTCAGACATCTAAGGTTAAGGACTGCTCCAAGCAGATTCAGAAAAACGGCAAGGTCGAAATTTGTGCCATGAATGCCGAAGGCAACAAGTGGCTCCGTTTGGCAGGTACGCTTGTGCGTGATGACCGCCGCGAGCCCAAGGTCCACATGCTCGACTGCTATCCTGAACTCAAGTCCATGTATTCTGTCGAAGATCCGAACACTGAAGTGCTCTATTTTAAGGACGCGACTGCTACGTTCTACGCTTTCGGAGCTGCTCCGCGTACCGTGAAATTCTAG
- a CDS encoding O-acetyl-ADP-ribose deacetylase — protein sequence MIEIEIIQGDITKLNVDAIVNAANCSLLGGGGVDGAIHRAAGPELLKACIPLNGCETGKAKITPGFRLPAKFVIHTPGPIYRDGLHGEPALLESCYKSCLDLAEANACETVAFPAISTGVYGYPWEAATEIAVKTVQNYPAKKVKKVIFCCFSTQMEEIYTRFITTSH from the coding sequence ATGATTGAGATTGAAATTATTCAAGGTGATATCACCAAACTGAATGTGGATGCGATTGTGAATGCCGCCAATTGTTCACTTTTGGGTGGTGGCGGTGTTGATGGAGCTATTCACAGGGCGGCGGGTCCGGAGCTCTTGAAGGCATGCATCCCCTTGAACGGTTGCGAAACGGGTAAGGCTAAAATCACTCCGGGATTCAGGTTGCCGGCAAAGTTTGTTATCCACACTCCGGGTCCGATTTATCGGGATGGCCTGCATGGTGAACCGGCACTCCTGGAATCTTGCTATAAAAGTTGCCTGGATCTTGCCGAGGCGAATGCTTGTGAGACGGTCGCCTTCCCTGCTATTTCGACTGGCGTTTATGGTTACCCTTGGGAAGCCGCTACCGAGATTGCCGTGAAGACGGTCCAGAATTATCCGGCTAAAAAAGTCAAGAAGGTAATCTTCTGCTGTTTCTCTACTCAAATGGAAGAAATTTATACGCGGTTTATTACGACCTCGCATTAG
- a CDS encoding VOC family protein: MKIEHIAIWVKDIDKVCEFYRKYFGGVVHPIYHNPAKQFTSRFVTFDDGARLEIMHRPDIDHVWPVTSLQSDMLTLGHAGVQAPRRDTRDRMFHVEHLGFAHLSFSVGSKGEVDRLTKQMYADGIQVVGEPRTTGDGYYESVVLDPEGNRVEITV, translated from the coding sequence ATGAAAATCGAACATATTGCCATCTGGGTAAAAGACATCGACAAGGTGTGTGAATTCTACCGAAAGTATTTCGGCGGGGTAGTTCACCCGATTTATCATAATCCGGCAAAACAGTTCACCAGCCGGTTCGTCACCTTCGACGATGGCGCCCGGTTGGAAATAATGCACCGCCCCGATATCGATCATGTTTGGCCTGTAACTTCGTTACAGTCCGACATGCTCACGCTCGGTCATGCCGGTGTGCAAGCACCCCGTCGTGACACTCGCGATCGCATGTTTCACGTGGAACACTTAGGTTTTGCACACTTATCTTTTTCCGTGGGTTCAAAAGGAGAGGTGGACCGTTTAACCAAACAAATGTATGCTGATGGAATCCAGGTGGTAGGGGAACCCCGAACCACCGGCGACGGGTATTATGAAAGTGTGGTTCTCGATCCCGAAGGCAATAGGGTAGAGATTACAGTTTAA
- a CDS encoding RsmG family class I SAM-dependent methyltransferase: protein MERSYRNNKNQQNLLNQFLTEHGVQLSEDVLGKLYDFADLVVETKQFGNLISAKDSEKFLSRHIADSLVPYIYIREDLSSLVSSLSSIKWADMGAGAGCPIFPLAIVMPQVEFFAVEPRHMRVEFMKFAKEKLHLDNLTVVGKRFETSGLAYLDYVSCRALSTFENDWERAQPGLKGGGKFLTLKSFNNIVHLENDPAVHIYKYALPQEEQVYALVTRGNE from the coding sequence GTGGAACGTTCCTATAGAAACAACAAAAACCAGCAGAATCTTTTGAACCAGTTCTTGACAGAACATGGTGTGCAGCTGTCCGAAGATGTACTCGGCAAGCTTTATGATTTTGCAGACTTGGTAGTAGAGACCAAGCAGTTTGGTAACCTGATTTCGGCAAAGGACTCCGAGAAGTTCTTGAGCAGACACATAGCCGATTCGTTGGTTCCCTATATATATATTAGAGAAGATCTCTCGTCTCTCGTCTCTTCTCTCTCGTCTATCAAATGGGCCGATATGGGTGCGGGGGCAGGTTGCCCGATTTTCCCGCTCGCCATCGTAATGCCCCAGGTGGAATTCTTTGCCGTCGAACCCCGCCACATGCGCGTGGAATTCATGAAGTTCGCCAAGGAAAAACTGCACCTGGATAACCTGACCGTCGTGGGCAAGCGTTTCGAAACTTCGGGACTTGCCTATCTGGACTATGTGAGTTGCCGCGCCCTTTCGACTTTTGAAAACGACTGGGAACGTGCCCAGCCCGGTTTGAAGGGCGGTGGAAAATTCCTCACGCTGAAAAGTTTCAACAATATTGTTCACCTGGAAAATGATCCGGCAGTACACATATATAAATATGCACTCCCGCAGGAAGAACAAGTTTACGCCTTAGTCACTCGAGGTAATGAATGA
- a CDS encoding ParA family protein, with protein sequence MSKVIAVCNQKGGVGKTTTAVNLAASFAALEKKTLLIDMDPQGNASQGLGYNELQDVDIHEVLNMADNPDNITYDNIKEAILDTSLDYLKVITSGPDLAVMEIELVNAMSRERRLERVMNVLKQSFEFIIIDAPPSLNLLTLNVLTAATSVLIPVQCEYYALQGMTELFKTIREVQKNLNANLKIEGALLTMYDSRLSLCKQVAEEVRENLSDTVFQAMIPRNVKLSEAPSHGKPAILYDVQSSGAQAYMKLAEEILNKGK encoded by the coding sequence ATGAGTAAAGTGATAGCAGTCTGCAACCAGAAAGGTGGCGTGGGCAAGACCACGACCGCCGTCAACCTGGCCGCCAGTTTTGCCGCATTAGAAAAGAAGACACTCCTTATCGACATGGACCCGCAGGGTAACGCGTCGCAGGGTCTCGGCTATAATGAACTTCAGGATGTGGATATCCACGAAGTCCTGAACATGGCCGACAATCCGGACAATATTACCTATGACAATATCAAGGAAGCTATCCTCGATACGAGTCTAGATTACCTCAAGGTCATCACTTCTGGCCCGGACCTCGCCGTCATGGAAATCGAACTGGTGAACGCCATGAGCCGCGAACGCCGTCTCGAACGCGTGATGAATGTACTCAAGCAGTCTTTCGAATTCATCATCATCGATGCTCCTCCGAGCCTGAACCTTTTGACGCTGAACGTGCTGACCGCAGCCACCAGTGTCTTGATTCCAGTGCAGTGCGAATACTACGCCCTGCAGGGTATGACCGAACTTTTCAAGACTATCCGCGAAGTTCAGAAGAACCTGAACGCAAACCTCAAGATCGAAGGTGCGCTCCTCACCATGTACGATTCCCGCCTGAGCCTCTGCAAGCAGGTCGCCGAAGAAGTACGTGAAAACTTGAGCGACACCGTTTTCCAGGCAATGATTCCGAGAAACGTGAAACTCTCCGAAGCACCGAGCCACGGCAAGCCCGCCATCCTTTACGATGTACAGAGCAGTGGTGCACAAGCGTACATGAAACTCGCCGAAGAAATCTTGAATAAGGGAAAGTAA
- a CDS encoding ParB/RepB/Spo0J family partition protein, with amino-acid sequence MGKKSFALGRSLADILKDHSAPAASDIQQSNPQSDENASQNAVEKSETVDNSQKVVEINVDLIDPNPFQPRKVFSDDELVELAESIEQHGLIQPIAVRKVGDRYQLISGERRTRATKLAGLPTIKAQVYENLDDKAMAEWALIENIQRVDLNPVEVAKSYQQLIDNHGYTHEDLSKIVSKSRSAITNSLRLLKLPEVVLLWIEEGKISGGAARALCSDKIQNPEEVAKRIIEEGLNVRQIEAIARGEDISKPQEPEQAAPEAEDQPEIHKPEVEAKPKPELSADMKQFESRLETYFGTKVQINPSASTETKGSIVINYYSMDDLNRIQELMER; translated from the coding sequence ATGGGTAAAAAGTCTTTCGCATTGGGTCGCAGCCTCGCCGATATCCTCAAGGATCACTCCGCTCCGGCAGCATCTGATATTCAGCAGTCCAATCCACAATCCGACGAAAATGCTTCGCAAAACGCCGTCGAAAAATCCGAAACTGTTGATAACTCACAGAAAGTCGTTGAAATCAACGTCGACCTTATCGACCCGAACCCGTTCCAGCCGCGTAAAGTTTTCAGCGACGATGAACTGGTCGAACTTGCAGAATCTATTGAACAGCACGGGTTGATCCAGCCGATTGCTGTTCGCAAGGTGGGTGACCGTTACCAGCTCATCAGTGGTGAACGTCGTACCCGTGCAACCAAGCTTGCCGGACTTCCGACCATCAAGGCCCAGGTTTATGAAAACCTCGACGACAAGGCCATGGCCGAATGGGCGCTCATCGAAAACATCCAGCGTGTCGACCTGAATCCGGTCGAAGTCGCCAAGTCTTATCAACAATTGATCGATAATCACGGCTATACTCACGAAGATTTGTCCAAGATTGTGAGTAAGTCGCGCTCTGCAATTACTAACAGTCTTCGCCTTCTCAAACTCCCGGAAGTAGTACTTTTGTGGATAGAAGAAGGAAAAATTTCGGGCGGTGCCGCTCGCGCCCTCTGCAGCGACAAAATCCAGAATCCCGAAGAAGTCGCCAAGCGGATCATCGAAGAAGGCTTGAACGTTCGCCAGATCGAAGCGATTGCCCGCGGCGAAGATATTTCCAAACCGCAGGAACCGGAACAGGCTGCACCTGAAGCTGAAGACCAGCCGGAAATTCACAAGCCCGAAGTCGAAGCCAAGCCGAAGCCGGAACTCAGTGCCGACATGAAACAATTCGAGTCCCGTCTCGAAACCTATTTCGGAACAAAGGTCCAAATCAACCCAAGTGCCTCAACCGAGACCAAGGGTTCGATTGTTATTAACTATTATTCCATGGACGACCTTAACCGAATCCAGGAACTCATGGAACGCTAA
- a CDS encoding M23 family metallopeptidase — MSKYYKVQIIPEDSKEIKSYRINRKWFLLLKLFLIAAVIAAGFLIYNAGRIGRMMANYENIRIANGQLVKQNANYEELFMRIDSLWVLEERIQNILGTFIENDSEKVNSLIDKSRFAHTPSQKIDVDYEGGWKPHEDKVRLEHIPNVIPVVGIVSKKFSEANDHLGIDFSAQAGNPVFASGSGVVEFAGQQDELGNTVIIDHQNGYKTSYSHLKDIRTRKGRNVGKGEIIGTVGNTGNSSAPHLHYSINKDGKETDPELFINY; from the coding sequence ATGAGCAAGTACTATAAAGTCCAAATTATTCCGGAAGACTCCAAGGAAATCAAGAGTTACCGCATCAACAGAAAGTGGTTTTTACTCTTGAAACTTTTCCTTATTGCCGCGGTCATCGCTGCAGGCTTTCTGATATATAATGCAGGTCGTATCGGTCGCATGATGGCGAACTACGAAAACATCCGCATCGCAAACGGCCAGCTTGTAAAACAGAATGCCAACTACGAAGAACTTTTCATGAGAATCGATTCGCTCTGGGTTTTAGAAGAACGTATCCAGAATATCCTCGGCACGTTCATCGAAAACGATTCGGAAAAGGTCAACAGCCTTATCGACAAGAGCAGGTTCGCCCACACGCCTTCACAAAAAATCGATGTCGATTATGAAGGTGGCTGGAAACCGCACGAAGACAAGGTCCGCCTGGAACATATTCCAAACGTGATTCCTGTTGTCGGAATCGTGAGCAAAAAATTCAGTGAAGCAAACGACCACTTGGGAATTGATTTTTCGGCACAAGCAGGAAACCCGGTATTTGCATCGGGTAGCGGCGTTGTAGAATTTGCAGGTCAACAAGACGAACTGGGCAACACGGTCATCATCGATCACCAGAACGGTTACAAGACCAGTTATTCACATTTAAAAGATATTCGTACCCGCAAGGGTCGCAATGTCGGGAAAGGCGAAATTATAGGAACAGTCGGGAATACGGGAAACAGCAGCGCACCGCACTTGCACTATTCTATAAATAAAGATGGCAAGGAAACAGATCCCGAGCTTTTCATCAATTATTAA
- a CDS encoding polymer-forming cytoskeletal protein, protein MATKEQEITQIGHSVTIKGDISGNSDVRVAGNVVGGISIEGELIVERQGVVQAEIKTTTAVIAGSVKGNIECTDKLILESTSQYEGNIKTKRLIIQEGAIFQGNCQMGAPQVAPAQAAQPAAQQSAKQQPVKAPKDLDL, encoded by the coding sequence ATGGCTACTAAAGAACAGGAAATCACTCAGATCGGTCACAGCGTGACAATCAAGGGCGACATCAGCGGCAATAGCGACGTGCGCGTTGCTGGTAATGTCGTTGGCGGCATCTCTATCGAAGGCGAACTCATCGTCGAACGTCAGGGCGTGGTCCAAGCTGAAATCAAGACCACTACTGCTGTGATTGCCGGTTCTGTCAAGGGCAACATCGAATGCACTGACAAGCTCATTCTCGAAAGTACCTCTCAGTATGAAGGCAATATCAAGACCAAGCGTCTCATTATCCAGGAAGGTGCAATCTTCCAGGGTAACTGCCAGATGGGTGCTCCTCAGGTCGCTCCTGCCCAGGCAGCTCAGCCTGCAGCACAGCAGTCTGCTAAGCAACAGCCTGTCAAAGCACCTAAGGATTTAGACCTCTAA